A stretch of the Taeniopygia guttata chromosome 37, bTaeGut7.mat, whole genome shotgun sequence genome encodes the following:
- the LOC140681549 gene encoding olfactory receptor 14I1-like: protein MSNSSSISHFLLLALADTRQLQLLHFCLFLGISLAALLGNGLIISAVACGHHLHTPMFFFLLNLALSDLGSICTTVPKALHNSLWDTRNISYTGCAAQLFFFMFFMSAELSILTIVCYDRYVSICKPLHYGTLLGSRACAHMAAAAWASAFLYSLLHTANTFSLPLCHGNVLGQFFCEIPQILKLSCSKSHLREQWFLAVSVCLAFGCFVFIVFSYVQIFRAVLRIPSEQGRHKAFSTCLPHLAVVSLFISTGVFTYLKPPSMSSPSLDLALSVLYSVVSPALNPLIYSLRNQELKAAMWTLMTGCFQEH from the coding sequence atgtccaacagcagctccatcagccacttcctcctgctggcattggcagacacgcggcagctgcagctcctgcacttctgcctcttcctgggcatctccctggctgccctcctgggcaacggcctcatcatcagcgccgtagcctgcggccaccacctgcacacgcccatgttcttcttcctgctcaacctggccctcagtgacctgggctccatctgcaccactgtccccaaagccctgcacaattccctctgggacaccaggaacatctcctacacaggatgtgctgcacagctctttttctttatgttcttcATGTCAGCAGAGCTTTCCATCCTGACCATCgtgtgctacgaccgctacgtgtccatctgcaaacccctgcactacgggaccctcctgggcagcagagcttgtgcccacatggcagcagctgcctgggccagtgcctttctctatTCACTACTGCACAcggccaatacattttccctgcccctgtgccatggcaatgtcCTGGgtcagttcttctgtgaaatcccccagatcctcaagctctcctgctccaaatcccaccTCAGGGAACAATGGTTTCTTGCTGTTAGTGTCTGTTTGgcatttggttgttttgtgttcattgttttctcctatgtgcagatcttcagggctgtgctgaggatcccctctgagcagggacggcacaaagccttttccacctgcctccctcacctggccgtggtctctctgtttaTCAGCACTGGTGTATTTACCTACCTAAAGCCCCCctcgatgtcctccccatccctagatctggccctgtcagttctgtactcggtggtgtctccagccctgaaccccctcatctacagcctgaggaaccaggagctcaaggctgcgatgtggacactgatgactggatgctttcaggaacattaa